One Mycolicibacterium fortuitum subsp. fortuitum genomic window carries:
- a CDS encoding wax ester/triacylglycerol synthase domain-containing protein, whose translation MRQLTSLDAQFLAMENDRVQGHVSVLGIYDSHTASGEPLDAALVRGVISERLHLLPTFRWRLAQVPFSLDYPYWVDDGSFDIEYHVRELALPAPGDQRQLAEQVARIIGRQLDRARPLWEVYVIHGLEDGGVAVLTKMHHAAVDGVSGVEVMSILLDDTTGR comes from the coding sequence ATGCGACAACTGACCAGCCTCGACGCGCAGTTCCTGGCCATGGAGAACGACCGTGTCCAGGGGCACGTCAGTGTTCTCGGCATCTACGACTCCCACACCGCATCGGGCGAGCCGCTCGATGCCGCCCTCGTTCGCGGAGTCATCAGCGAACGCCTGCACCTGCTGCCCACCTTCCGCTGGCGGCTGGCCCAGGTGCCCTTCTCGCTGGACTACCCGTACTGGGTCGACGACGGCTCGTTCGACATCGAGTACCACGTCCGCGAGCTGGCCCTGCCCGCACCGGGCGACCAGCGCCAGCTCGCCGAGCAGGTGGCCCGGATCATCGGCCGTCAGCTCGACCGGGCCCGCCCGCTCTGGGAGGTGTACGTCATCCACGGACTCGAAGACGGCGGCGTCGCGGTGTTGACGAAGATGCACCACGCCGCGGTCGACGGGGTGTCCGGCGTCGAGGTCATGAGCATCCTCCTCGACGACACGACCGGGCGTTAA
- a CDS encoding PucR family transcriptional regulator yields MEPAWADAQGDEQRRVWSEVLRPAAAELAERAREISAAVNDYTRARLSDLLADEQALEVNRASTEASILDFAQVLSSGDDPLAAVQLQSPTLDYARDGAQHGIPLTTLMRSYRLAHAASATHFTAILQNHASNAEELHLASELGSAWMFAYVDAALCLVEEVYTAERDRWLRSAAASQAETIATILAGEPIDTDVATRRLRHDVRRVHVAAIAWLESHEEGRNTQAVLEAAIRDIASAIGNQKPLVHPLGILSTAAWISSHSPIPSKVLDELRFRTANAPGVRVAIGEPAPGIGGFRSSYVEAVEAQRVARLAGRAAGSVTRYDNVSLRAIATANLDQARDFVRRELGPLGEMDETTRRLAATVRAYLDENCSRGRTAKRLHVHDNTVAYRIRQAEELLGRSLERRTLELRVALALADVVAESSDSATPPASLRPAN; encoded by the coding sequence ATGGAGCCGGCCTGGGCAGACGCACAGGGTGACGAGCAGCGACGGGTGTGGTCGGAGGTGTTGCGGCCGGCCGCCGCCGAGCTCGCCGAGCGGGCCCGCGAGATCTCGGCCGCGGTGAACGATTACACCCGGGCTCGGCTGAGCGACCTGCTGGCCGACGAGCAGGCACTCGAGGTCAATCGGGCGAGTACCGAGGCGAGCATTCTCGACTTCGCGCAGGTGCTGTCGTCCGGCGACGATCCGCTGGCGGCGGTGCAGCTGCAGTCGCCGACGCTCGACTATGCACGGGACGGCGCACAACACGGCATCCCGCTCACCACGCTCATGCGCAGTTATCGCCTCGCGCACGCCGCCAGCGCGACTCATTTCACCGCGATTCTGCAGAACCACGCGAGCAATGCCGAAGAACTGCACCTTGCCTCGGAGCTGGGGTCGGCGTGGATGTTCGCCTACGTCGACGCCGCGCTGTGCCTGGTGGAGGAGGTGTACACCGCCGAACGCGACCGATGGCTGCGAAGCGCCGCTGCCAGCCAAGCCGAGACCATCGCCACCATCCTGGCCGGTGAACCGATCGACACCGACGTGGCCACCCGGCGGCTTCGCCACGATGTCCGCCGGGTCCACGTCGCTGCGATCGCCTGGCTCGAATCTCACGAAGAAGGACGCAACACGCAGGCCGTCCTCGAAGCGGCGATCCGCGACATCGCCTCCGCCATCGGCAATCAGAAGCCGCTCGTGCATCCGCTCGGAATACTGTCGACCGCCGCCTGGATCAGCTCGCACAGCCCCATCCCGTCGAAGGTGTTGGACGAGTTACGGTTCCGGACTGCAAATGCGCCCGGTGTGCGGGTCGCGATCGGTGAGCCGGCGCCCGGGATCGGGGGTTTCCGGTCGAGCTATGTGGAAGCGGTTGAGGCGCAACGAGTCGCACGCCTTGCCGGCCGCGCGGCCGGGAGCGTCACCCGCTACGACAATGTGTCGCTGCGGGCCATCGCGACCGCCAACCTCGACCAGGCGCGCGATTTCGTGCGACGCGAACTCGGACCGCTCGGGGAGATGGACGAAACCACCCGGCGGCTCGCCGCCACGGTGCGCGCCTACCTCGACGAAAACTGCAGCCGCGGAAGGACAGCCAAGCGGCTCCACGTCCACGACAACACCGTCGCCTACCGGATCCGTCAGGCGGAGGAACTGTTGGGTAGATCGTTGGAGCGGCGCACCCTCGAGTTGCGTGTCGCGCTGGCCCTGGCCGATGTCGTCGCCGAATCCTCCGATTCGGCGACGCCACCCGCTTCCCTACGGCCGGCCAACTGA
- a CDS encoding SDR family NAD(P)-dependent oxidoreductase produces MQLTGRSALVTGATGGIGRAITRELAGRGCALTVTGRRELQLTKLVGELGPTARALTADLTDLDAARDLMDSAGDVDILVANAGVGIPQDLAMLSDSEIEEAVRINLLAPAALARAAVTSMQRRGRGHIVFISSGAGLIATPGNGAVYTATKWGLRGLGLALRQELHGTGIGVSTIFPGPIRDAGMLADTGVALPRGFGTSSPEDVAREVARAIERDTPETTVASVGVRLLTGIGAVAPVLIGDLARLAGVGRVRDAMLGRV; encoded by the coding sequence ATGCAACTCACAGGCCGCAGCGCACTGGTAACCGGAGCGACGGGCGGGATCGGCCGGGCCATCACACGAGAACTCGCCGGACGCGGGTGCGCACTCACGGTGACGGGCCGGCGCGAGCTGCAGCTGACGAAGCTGGTCGGCGAGCTCGGCCCGACCGCCCGCGCGCTGACCGCAGATCTGACCGACCTCGACGCGGCTCGGGATCTGATGGACAGTGCGGGCGACGTGGACATCCTCGTCGCCAACGCGGGCGTCGGTATCCCGCAGGACCTCGCGATGCTGAGCGACAGTGAGATCGAAGAAGCCGTACGTATCAACCTGCTGGCCCCCGCCGCGCTCGCCCGGGCCGCGGTGACGTCGATGCAGCGCCGCGGCCGAGGTCACATCGTCTTCATCTCGTCGGGAGCCGGACTCATTGCGACACCCGGGAACGGCGCGGTGTACACGGCCACCAAATGGGGCCTGCGTGGCCTCGGGCTGGCCCTGCGGCAAGAGCTGCACGGCACCGGCATCGGGGTGTCCACGATCTTTCCCGGTCCGATCCGTGATGCGGGCATGCTGGCGGACACCGGTGTCGCCCTGCCGCGAGGGTTCGGGACGAGTTCACCCGAGGATGTCGCCCGGGAGGTGGCCAGGGCCATCGAGCGTGACACCCCGGAAACCACGGTCGCCTCGGTCGGCGTGCGACTACTGACCGGAATCGGTGCCGTCGCACCGGTTCTGATCGGTGACCTCGCGCGCCTGGCCGGGGTGGGGCGGGTGCGCGACGCGATGCTCGGCCGGGTGTGA
- a CDS encoding SDR family NAD(P)-dependent oxidoreductase, which translates to MPIIGPRFKTADLTDRVVVVTGAGSGIGREIALLCARRHAQLALCDVDEGGLSDTADAARAHDAQVLTSWADVSETESMTRFADATAERFGRVDLLVNNAGVGLVGGFLDTGIKDWQWLVDVNLMGVVHGCSAFLPTMIDSGRGGHVVNLSSAAGLLANPQLTAYSATKFAVLGLSEALRMELRPHGIGVTAVCPGIINTAITQTSPIRGGGDVDERRRHLESTYHKRGYTPERVAKNILRAVDRNRAVAPVAAEAHLMYALSRTAPPLARRLAARVAELSK; encoded by the coding sequence ATGCCCATAATTGGACCTCGATTCAAGACCGCCGACCTGACCGATCGGGTGGTGGTCGTCACCGGTGCCGGCAGCGGCATCGGCCGCGAAATCGCCCTGCTGTGCGCGCGACGCCACGCCCAACTGGCCCTGTGCGACGTTGATGAGGGCGGCCTGTCCGACACCGCCGACGCGGCGCGCGCCCACGACGCGCAGGTGCTGACATCGTGGGCGGACGTGTCCGAAACCGAGTCGATGACACGTTTCGCCGACGCCACCGCCGAACGTTTCGGCCGGGTGGACCTGTTGGTCAACAACGCCGGAGTCGGCCTGGTGGGCGGTTTCCTGGACACCGGCATCAAAGATTGGCAATGGCTGGTCGACGTCAACCTGATGGGCGTGGTACACGGCTGTAGCGCTTTCCTGCCCACCATGATCGACTCGGGTCGCGGTGGTCACGTCGTCAATCTGTCCTCGGCGGCCGGTCTCCTGGCCAATCCCCAACTGACGGCCTACAGCGCGACGAAGTTCGCCGTACTCGGCTTGTCCGAAGCGCTGCGCATGGAACTGAGACCCCATGGCATCGGGGTCACCGCGGTGTGCCCCGGCATCATCAACACCGCCATCACGCAGACCAGCCCTATCCGCGGGGGCGGCGACGTCGACGAACGGCGCAGGCACCTCGAGTCGACCTACCACAAGCGCGGGTACACCCCTGAGCGCGTCGCCAAGAACATCCTGCGCGCAGTCGACCGCAACCGGGCGGTCGCTCCGGTCGCCGCCGAAGCGCACCTGATGTATGCGCTCTCGCGCACTGCCCCGCCGCTCGCACGCCGGCTCGCGGCACGCGTCGCTGAATTATCCAAGTAA
- a CDS encoding alpha/beta hydrolase fold domain-containing protein: protein MNTAMSTRARHAGVRVAAHLAQRLLPLTPTPRSFSSATRRVSPPEVVDVPTRHGAVRCLIYWPHPDAPLAMTGADGPPVNLHLHGGAFIVRNPRQEEYIAHHIAAEAGAVVVLADYATAPQVRYPVAEQECFDVALWVRGEAGHRGWDAARMSVTGASAGAKLAINVCQQAYRTGDVGFRAAALAFPVVDLSRADRTSAKPRPRISRRIQRLVIDSYLVDTSRSREPLASPRFDDELTAAMPPTLILTGALDTLGPEGDELAARLSDAGVPTTHHCFEGIDHGFTRSEAASAHDATKRIAGHLVQHLRVNSVD, encoded by the coding sequence GTGAACACAGCTATGTCTACCCGGGCACGACACGCAGGGGTCCGGGTCGCAGCCCACCTGGCCCAACGGCTGCTGCCGTTGACACCCACCCCGCGCAGTTTCAGTTCCGCGACCCGGCGCGTCTCCCCACCCGAGGTCGTCGACGTACCGACTCGCCACGGCGCCGTCCGGTGCCTGATCTACTGGCCGCACCCCGACGCCCCACTCGCCATGACCGGAGCGGACGGGCCGCCGGTCAATCTGCACTTGCACGGCGGGGCCTTCATCGTGCGAAACCCACGGCAGGAGGAATACATCGCGCACCACATCGCGGCTGAGGCCGGCGCAGTGGTCGTCTTGGCCGACTACGCCACGGCACCACAGGTGCGATATCCGGTGGCCGAACAAGAGTGCTTCGATGTCGCGCTGTGGGTACGCGGCGAAGCCGGTCACCGCGGCTGGGACGCCGCCCGAATGTCGGTGACGGGTGCGAGCGCGGGCGCGAAGCTCGCCATCAACGTATGCCAGCAGGCTTATCGCACAGGCGATGTCGGGTTCCGCGCCGCGGCGCTGGCCTTTCCCGTCGTCGACCTCAGCCGTGCCGACCGCACCTCGGCCAAGCCGCGTCCACGCATATCGCGAAGGATCCAACGACTCGTGATCGACTCGTACCTCGTGGACACGAGCCGCTCGCGGGAGCCGCTGGCCTCTCCCCGCTTCGATGACGAGCTGACGGCCGCGATGCCGCCGACGTTGATTCTGACCGGCGCCCTCGACACCCTCGGTCCTGAGGGTGATGAGCTGGCGGCACGTTTGTCCGACGCGGGTGTCCCGACCACTCACCATTGTTTTGAAGGTATCGACCACGGCTTCACCAGATCGGAAGCAGCCTCGGCGCACGACGCGACGAAACGCATTGCCGGCCATCTCGTCCAGCATCTGCGGGTGAACAGCGTCGATTAG
- a CDS encoding ABC transporter substrate-binding protein, with protein MKTPLRRIVAAAVAAAALAVTGTACTDPGAANADQLTVGFVVDPSWAQIPVAADTGLFGQHNVNVKVVNFQSGVEALQAAAAGQVDITTAADVPTSAALTRTPTLRVIADGSRWEGSRIVARRGAGINTVADLAGKSIGTPLGTSAAYYVSNAMAQNNVKAELVQVAPSAIVTAATQHNVDAVSIFQPYQAQTIKALGEDAVALSGGTYNQHSLFVATESAVATKGKAITAFLAALGDAGIALSHHDKAATDAVAKATQLDPQLLDTVLGEFDFTLQLKPDLAGKLTELAEWAKTQKSIDPGTQLPDYAKFLDNQFLPEPSKS; from the coding sequence GTGAAGACCCCTCTTCGGCGCATCGTCGCCGCAGCAGTTGCCGCTGCCGCCCTCGCTGTCACCGGCACCGCCTGCACCGATCCGGGCGCCGCGAACGCCGATCAGCTCACCGTCGGGTTCGTCGTCGACCCGTCCTGGGCGCAGATCCCCGTCGCCGCCGACACCGGCCTGTTCGGCCAGCACAACGTCAACGTCAAGGTGGTGAACTTCCAATCCGGTGTCGAGGCACTGCAGGCCGCGGCGGCCGGTCAGGTCGACATCACCACCGCGGCCGACGTGCCGACCTCGGCCGCGCTGACCCGCACACCCACCCTGCGGGTGATCGCCGACGGATCCCGTTGGGAGGGTTCGCGTATCGTCGCTCGCCGCGGCGCCGGCATCAACACCGTCGCCGATCTGGCGGGCAAGTCGATCGGCACTCCGCTGGGCACCAGCGCCGCCTACTATGTGTCGAACGCCATGGCGCAGAACAACGTCAAGGCTGAGTTGGTGCAGGTGGCGCCGTCTGCGATCGTTACTGCCGCCACCCAGCACAACGTCGACGCGGTATCGATCTTCCAGCCCTACCAGGCACAGACAATCAAAGCCCTCGGCGAAGACGCAGTCGCGCTGAGCGGCGGAACCTACAACCAGCACAGCCTGTTCGTCGCCACCGAATCGGCCGTCGCCACCAAGGGCAAGGCCATCACCGCTTTCCTCGCGGCGCTCGGCGACGCCGGTATTGCCCTGTCCCACCACGACAAGGCCGCCACCGACGCCGTCGCGAAGGCCACCCAGTTGGATCCTCAACTACTGGACACGGTGCTCGGCGAATTTGACTTCACGCTGCAGCTGAAACCTGATCTGGCCGGCAAGCTCACCGAGTTGGCGGAGTGGGCCAAGACCCAGAAATCCATCGACCCCGGCACACAACTGCCCGACTACGCGAAGTTCCTCGACAACCAGTTCCTGCCGGAGCCGAGTAAGTCCTGA
- a CDS encoding ABC transporter ATP-binding protein: MAIQTHDLVVRFPGKHEPTLKGISLTIPDGTFSVLVGASGSGKSTLLHCLAGLITATTGSVTDGGETVTEPHPRRGVAFQRDVLFPWMTVADNIDFALTARRLSKPARRDKIHELLDLVGLRDEVAAQRPGELSGGMRQRVSIARVLAGEPAVMLMDEPFAALDALTRLRMQDLLIDLWTRLNRTIVFVTHDIDEAIRLADTVSVLRDGQIVERITNPLTRPRPADALADQQGYSEIRKTLHHQLGIDHAVH; encoded by the coding sequence ATGGCCATCCAGACCCATGATCTCGTGGTGCGGTTCCCCGGCAAGCACGAGCCGACGCTCAAGGGCATCTCGCTGACCATTCCCGACGGAACCTTCTCGGTCCTCGTCGGCGCCTCCGGCAGCGGAAAATCGACCCTGTTGCACTGCCTCGCCGGCCTCATCACGGCCACCACGGGCTCGGTGACCGACGGTGGTGAAACGGTCACCGAGCCTCATCCCCGGCGCGGCGTCGCCTTCCAGCGCGACGTGCTGTTCCCGTGGATGACGGTCGCCGACAACATCGATTTCGCCCTGACCGCGCGCCGGTTGTCGAAGCCTGCGCGGCGGGACAAGATTCACGAGCTGCTCGATCTGGTCGGCCTGCGCGACGAGGTGGCCGCGCAACGTCCGGGCGAACTGTCCGGCGGCATGCGACAGCGGGTCAGCATCGCCCGCGTGCTCGCCGGAGAACCGGCAGTGATGCTGATGGACGAACCCTTCGCGGCGCTCGACGCACTGACCCGGCTGCGCATGCAGGACCTGCTGATCGACCTGTGGACGCGGCTGAACCGCACGATCGTGTTCGTCACGCACGACATCGACGAGGCGATCCGGCTCGCAGACACCGTCAGTGTGCTGCGCGACGGACAGATCGTCGAGAGGATCACCAACCCCCTGACCCGACCGCGACCGGCAGATGCACTCGCAGATCAGCAGGGCTACAGCGAGATCCGCAAGACCCTGCACCACCAACTCGGCATCGACCACGCCGTCCACTGA